Part of the Desulfobacterales bacterium genome is shown below.
ACGGGAAATCCGATCATATCAAAATGCCGGCGTATCTGGTGAAGTCGACCGGTCATGATTCTTACCCTGACAGTGGAGCGGTCATGCACCGGATCATAGTCCACACATTCAAATTCGGTAACCGCCTGCCGGCCATCCAGCGGCCGGTCTATGGTCCCTGACGGATGATTTTCGGCCAGATTGCCGGGGACAATTATCTGATAATGCTTTTTGACCAGCTGTTTTTGAAACAGTCCGGATAATTTTGCCGCGGCATCTCTGCTATGGGCTATCAGGACCAGCCCTGAAGCTTCCCGGTCCAGCCGGTGAATCGGAAAGACCTTTCGTTTATAATTCAATTGTATTTCAGCCCGGCGAATCAGACAGCAGTGGTCGCCGAACAAGGTCCCCTGTGTCAGAAGCCCGGCCGGCTTGAACCAGACGCTGTAGTTGCGTTGATCGCTGATACACTCCGGCACCGGGGGTGAGATGGCCAGCAGTGCTTCATCATAATACAGCCCAAGGCGGTCACCTTTTTTGGGAATTGCGGAGGCCCGTCTCAGCCGCTGCTGCTTTCCGGCAGTATGTT
Proteins encoded:
- a CDS encoding RluA family pseudouridine synthase, whose protein sequence is MKKLTLTIPIGPDNLLTACEILSRHSGISRQRIKTAMTCGAVWLKHTAGKQQRLRRASAIPKKGDRLGLYYDEALLAISPPVPECISDQRNYSVWFKPAGLLTQGTLFGDHCCLIRRAEIQLNYKRKVFPIHRLDREASGLVLIAHSRDAAAKLSGLFQKQLVKKHYQIIVPGNLAENHPSGTIDRPLDGRQAVTEFECVDYDPVHDRSTVRVRIMTGRLHQIRRHFDMIGFPVLGDPKYGKGNKNAEGMKLMAISLAFVCPYSHQSVEFKLNNI